The Streptococcus sp. 29896 genome includes a region encoding these proteins:
- the rapZ gene encoding RNase adapter RapZ, whose product MSDKLHLVIVTGMSGAGKTVAIQSFEDLGYFTIDNMPPTLLPKFLELIRHSQDNNKIALVVDMRSRSFFAEIREVLDEIESAEDLDFKVLFLDATDSELVARYKETRRSHPLAADGRVLDGIQLERELLAPLKNMSQNVIDTTELTPRNLRMAISEQFASQDNQPSFRVEVMSFGFKYGLPLDADLVFDVRFLPNPYYQKELRNLTGLDAPVFDYVMDHQESEEFYGHLLGLIEPILPGYQKEGKSVLTIAIGCTGGQHRSVAFAKRLADDLEKNWLVNRSHRDKDRRKETVNRS is encoded by the coding sequence ATGTCAGACAAACTCCATTTAGTGATTGTGACAGGGATGTCGGGAGCAGGTAAGACCGTAGCTATTCAGTCTTTTGAAGACTTGGGCTATTTTACCATTGACAATATGCCGCCGACCCTTCTGCCAAAATTTTTAGAATTGATTCGCCACAGCCAAGACAACAATAAGATTGCCTTGGTGGTAGATATGCGGAGTCGTTCTTTCTTTGCAGAAATTCGAGAAGTTTTGGATGAGATTGAGTCGGCAGAAGATCTGGATTTTAAGGTCTTGTTTTTGGATGCGACGGATAGTGAATTGGTAGCTCGGTACAAGGAAACCCGTCGGTCCCATCCGCTTGCGGCAGATGGTCGGGTCTTGGACGGGATTCAGCTAGAACGTGAACTCTTGGCGCCCTTGAAAAACATGAGCCAGAATGTCATCGATACGACAGAATTGACACCGCGTAATCTTCGAATGGCCATTTCAGAGCAGTTTGCTAGTCAAGATAACCAACCCTCCTTCCGTGTAGAGGTCATGTCCTTTGGTTTCAAGTATGGTCTTCCCTTGGATGCGGACTTGGTTTTTGATGTTCGTTTCTTGCCTAACCCATATTATCAGAAGGAGTTACGAAATCTGACAGGTTTGGATGCTCCTGTCTTTGACTATGTCATGGACCATCAGGAATCAGAGGAATTCTACGGTCATCTTCTAGGATTGATTGAGCCAATTCTGCCTGGTTACCAGAAAGAAGGCAAATCTGTTTTGACTATTGCAATTGGATGCACGGGCGGTCAACATCGAAGCGTAGCTTTTGCCAAACGTTTGGCCGACGATTTAGAGAAGAACTGGTTGGTTAACCGCAGCCATCGTGATAAGGACAGACGGAAGGAAACGGTTAACCGCTCATGA
- a CDS encoding YvcK family protein has protein sequence MRKPKITVIGGGTGIPVILKSLRDKDVEITAIVTVADDGGSSGEIRQALQVTPPGDLRNVLLAMSDMPKLYEQIFQYRFAETDGALAGHPLGNLIIAGISEMQGSTYNAMRLLTRFFHTTGRIYPSSENALTLHAVFTDGTEVVGESKIAAHEGMIGHVYVTNSYNDDEPTASRQVVDAIMDSDMVVLGPGSLFTSILPNLMIPDIGKALKETKAEVTYVCNIMTQRGETEFFSDADHVAVLNAHLAEKFIDTVLVNIEPVPQEYMNTHQFDEYLVQVKHDFAGLQEQAPRVISSNFLRLENGGAFHDGDLVVAELLKIVQVRP, from the coding sequence ATGAGAAAACCTAAAATAACTGTGATTGGTGGCGGAACAGGGATTCCGGTGATTCTAAAGAGTTTGCGGGACAAGGATGTGGAAATTACGGCGATCGTAACAGTGGCAGATGATGGTGGCTCCTCTGGTGAGATTCGTCAGGCCTTGCAGGTCACACCTCCAGGAGATTTACGAAACGTTCTTTTAGCCATGTCGGACATGCCCAAGTTGTATGAGCAGATTTTCCAGTATCGCTTTGCGGAAACGGATGGCGCCTTGGCAGGACATCCCTTGGGCAACCTGATTATTGCAGGAATTTCGGAGATGCAGGGTTCAACCTATAATGCCATGCGGCTCTTGACCCGCTTTTTCCATACCACGGGCCGCATTTATCCTTCGAGTGAAAATGCGCTCACCCTCCATGCTGTATTCACAGATGGGACAGAGGTTGTGGGAGAAAGCAAAATCGCTGCTCATGAGGGCATGATTGGACATGTCTATGTGACAAATTCCTATAACGATGATGAGCCAACAGCCAGCCGTCAAGTGGTTGATGCTATCATGGATAGTGACATGGTCGTGTTGGGGCCAGGATCCCTCTTTACCTCTATCTTGCCTAATCTGATGATTCCAGACATCGGTAAGGCATTGAAAGAGACCAAGGCGGAGGTGACCTATGTATGCAACATCATGACCCAAAGAGGAGAGACGGAATTTTTTTCAGACGCAGACCATGTGGCGGTTCTCAATGCCCACTTGGCTGAAAAATTTATCGACACGGTCCTGGTCAATATTGAGCCAGTTCCACAGGAGTATATGAATACCCATCAGTTTGATGAGTACCTGGTCCAGGTCAAGCACGATTTTGCAGGCTTGCAGGAGCAAGCACCACGTGTCATCTCTTCTAATTTCCTTCGTTTGGAAAATGGCGGAGCTTTTCATGATGGCGATCTTGTGGTTGCAGAATTACTTAAGATTGTGCAGGTGCGGCCATGA
- the whiA gene encoding DNA-binding protein WhiA — protein sequence MSFTVHVKEEILGKSDFEKSELAAIIKLSGSLGLTGKGLSLSISTENAKVARHIYEMLFAFYAIKADIRHHQKTNLKKNRVYTVYLDHSVNDILNDLYLADSFFGIETGIAPTILEKDAWSQAYLRGAFLASGSVKDPEKGRYQLEIASVYSDHAHDLAKLLQKFLLDAKVIERSKGTITYLQRAEDIMDFLLVIGAEEAKTEFENVKILRETRNDLNRATNAEAANIARTVTASMKTINNIIKIMDTVGLDQLPADLQEVAQLRIHHPDFSIQQLADSLSKPLTKSGVNHRLRKINKFAEDL from the coding sequence ATGAGTTTCACGGTACATGTAAAAGAAGAAATTCTTGGGAAATCGGACTTTGAAAAGAGTGAATTAGCTGCCATCATCAAATTGTCTGGAAGTCTCGGCTTGACTGGTAAGGGGCTGTCCTTGTCCATCTCAACGGAGAATGCCAAAGTAGCCCGGCATATTTATGAAATGCTCTTTGCCTTTTATGCCATAAAAGCGGACATTCGTCACCACCAAAAGACAAACCTCAAAAAGAATCGGGTGTACACTGTTTATTTGGACCATTCTGTCAATGATATTCTCAACGATCTCTATCTGGCGGACAGTTTTTTTGGGATTGAAACAGGGATTGCTCCGACAATCTTGGAAAAAGATGCATGGAGTCAAGCCTATCTAAGGGGGGCATTTTTAGCCAGTGGATCGGTCAAAGACCCAGAAAAAGGCCGCTATCAGCTGGAAATAGCTTCTGTATACTCGGACCATGCCCATGATTTGGCTAAGTTATTGCAGAAATTTCTCTTGGATGCCAAGGTCATTGAGCGAAGCAAGGGGACCATTACCTATTTGCAACGGGCAGAAGATATCATGGATTTCTTGCTGGTGATTGGGGCAGAAGAAGCTAAGACAGAGTTTGAAAATGTCAAAATCCTTCGTGAAACTCGAAATGATTTGAACCGTGCGACCAATGCAGAAGCGGCAAACATTGCTCGAACTGTGACTGCTTCGATGAAAACCATCAATAATATCATCAAGATAATGGATACGGTGGGCTTGGACCAACTGCCTGCGGACCTACAAGAGGTTGCGCAGCTGAGAATCCACCATCCTGATTTTTCTATCCAGCAGTTGGCAGATAGTCTATCTAAGCCGCTGACCAAAAGTGGGGTCAACCATCGCTTGCGAAAAATTAATAAATTTGCCGAAGACTTATAA
- the rplS gene encoding 50S ribosomal protein L19: protein MNPLIQSLTEGQLRTDIPSFRPGDTVRVHAKVVEGTRERIQIFEGVVISRKGQGISEMYTVRKISGGVGVERTFPIHTPRVDKIEVVRYGKVRRAKLYYLRALQGKAARIKEIRR, encoded by the coding sequence ATGAATCCATTAATTCAAAGTTTGACTGAAGGTCAACTTCGTACTGATATCCCTTCTTTCCGTCCTGGTGACACTGTTCGTGTTCACGCTAAGGTTGTGGAAGGAACTCGTGAGCGTATCCAGATCTTCGAAGGTGTTGTTATCTCTCGTAAAGGTCAAGGTATCTCAGAAATGTACACTGTCCGCAAAATTTCTGGCGGTGTAGGTGTTGAGCGTACATTCCCAATCCACACTCCACGTGTTGACAAGATTGAAGTCGTACGTTACGGTAAAGTACGTCGTGCTAAATTGTACTACCTACGTGCATTGCAAGGTAAAGCTGCGCGTATCAAAGAAATCCGTCGTTAA
- a CDS encoding hydrolase: protein MKEFKNVPSIFSDLRQDIVQMPEIMRQCSGIRIYGRRIRSILFTTDVAIIANNNADAILAVYPFTPNPAILKSIMRVASVPVLAGVGGGLTKGTRSANMSLFSESEGAYAVVVNGPTNVQTIEEVNKAVDIPIIYTVVSECADIASRIQAGVDILNVSCGLDTARVVAKLRKEFPNFPIIATGGPTEETIRQVIEAGANAVTYTAPSNGELFKAKMEKYRKTTKE, encoded by the coding sequence ATGAAGGAGTTTAAAAACGTACCGTCTATTTTTTCCGACTTGAGACAGGACATTGTTCAAATGCCAGAAATCATGCGCCAGTGTAGTGGCATTCGCATCTATGGCCGTAGAATTCGCTCAATTTTGTTTACGACGGATGTCGCTATCATTGCCAATAACAATGCTGATGCTATTTTGGCCGTTTATCCCTTTACCCCAAACCCAGCCATTTTAAAAAGTATCATGCGGGTTGCTTCTGTGCCTGTTCTGGCTGGAGTCGGTGGTGGACTAACAAAAGGCACGCGCTCGGCAAACATGAGTCTGTTTTCGGAGTCAGAAGGAGCCTATGCAGTTGTTGTCAATGGTCCAACCAATGTTCAGACCATTGAGGAAGTCAATAAGGCAGTGGATATTCCGATCATTTATACCGTTGTGTCGGAATGTGCGGACATTGCTTCTCGAATCCAAGCAGGAGTTGATATTCTCAACGTTTCATGTGGCTTAGATACGGCGCGTGTCGTTGCCAAGCTGCGCAAGGAATTTCCGAATTTTCCAATTATTGCCACAGGTGGGCCAACAGAAGAAACTATCCGCCAAGTGATTGAAGCAGGAGCCAATGCGGTGACCTATACCGCTCCTAGTAACGGTGAATTATTCAAGGCAAAAATGGAAAAATACAGAAAAACTACAAAAGAATAG
- a CDS encoding chloride channel protein translates to MKNKILNLIVYVSISLLLGLLAGAMASFFGHILLWIGTLRNNHLSVLLPGLVLAGLLIVHVYQKWGRNARAGMSLVFEVAQGHDKKIPLVLLPLIMMTTWLSHLFGASVGREGVAVQMGAAIAQAIEKWTGSAIHRPILIKMGMAAGFAGLFQTPLAASIFAVEVLAVGKFAWKGLPAILLAAFTAAWTSNKLGLEKFQHSLYFPEELPFHQFLLLGLAFGFIGNLFALSLDISKKQANKWLPNPYLRMLIMGVVISALLFFHQGRYTGLGTNLIEASLSGETVYSYDWIIKFLFTVLCLTAGFQGGEVTPLFSIGASSGAFLASLLGFPISLAAGLGYTAVFAAATNTLIAPILIAYEVFGPYHVIESGIVVGIAYILNRKTSIYSQQIP, encoded by the coding sequence ATGAAAAATAAGATCCTCAACCTCATAGTCTATGTTAGTATCTCCCTTCTCTTAGGTCTCCTGGCTGGAGCAATGGCAAGCTTTTTCGGTCATATCCTTCTTTGGATCGGAACTCTGCGAAATAATCACCTATCTGTTCTCCTACCAGGTCTGGTTTTGGCTGGACTGCTTATTGTCCATGTTTATCAAAAATGGGGAAGAAATGCCAGGGCTGGCATGTCCTTAGTCTTTGAAGTAGCGCAGGGACACGATAAAAAAATTCCGCTGGTACTACTTCCTCTCATCATGATGACTACTTGGCTTAGCCATCTTTTCGGCGCATCCGTTGGCCGTGAAGGGGTTGCCGTTCAAATGGGGGCTGCTATTGCACAAGCCATAGAAAAATGGACTGGCTCTGCTATTCATCGTCCCATCCTCATCAAGATGGGGATGGCTGCTGGCTTTGCTGGTCTCTTTCAGACGCCCTTAGCTGCCAGCATTTTTGCAGTTGAGGTGCTAGCTGTCGGAAAGTTTGCTTGGAAAGGTCTTCCTGCAATTCTATTAGCTGCTTTTACAGCTGCTTGGACTTCAAACAAGCTCGGTCTTGAAAAGTTCCAGCATAGTCTCTATTTTCCAGAAGAACTCCCCTTTCATCAATTTCTTCTACTTGGTCTAGCATTTGGCTTCATCGGAAATCTCTTTGCTCTTAGTCTGGACATATCCAAAAAACAGGCTAATAAGTGGCTACCCAACCCCTATCTCCGCATGCTAATCATGGGAGTCGTGATTTCTGCTCTGCTATTCTTCCATCAAGGGCGCTACACTGGACTTGGAACAAATCTGATTGAAGCGAGTTTATCTGGTGAAACGGTCTATTCATATGATTGGATCATCAAGTTCCTGTTCACAGTTCTCTGTCTGACTGCTGGTTTCCAGGGAGGTGAGGTAACGCCCCTATTTTCTATAGGAGCAAGCAGCGGCGCCTTCCTAGCAAGCCTTCTTGGATTTCCAATCTCTCTGGCAGCCGGGCTTGGCTATACCGCAGTATTTGCAGCTGCTACTAATACTCTCATTGCCCCTATCTTGATTGCTTATGAGGTGTTCGGACCTTATCATGTCATTGAAAGCGGAATTGTCGTGGGCATAGCCTACATCCTTAACAGAAAAACCAGCATCTACAGCCAACAAATTCCTTAG
- a CDS encoding chorismate mutase, whose translation MNLDHIRQEINQLDSQLVRLLEQRMHLVDQVTAFKRQSGMAVLDSNREEEVLNRVANLVENPIYQASIRATFADIMSHSRAYQTEQLQAHEK comes from the coding sequence ATGAACCTAGATCACATCCGCCAAGAAATCAATCAACTTGACAGCCAGCTGGTCCGCCTTTTGGAACAACGCATGCATTTGGTTGATCAAGTTACAGCCTTCAAACGCCAATCAGGTATGGCCGTTTTAGATAGTAATCGCGAAGAAGAGGTTCTCAACCGAGTGGCCAATCTAGTTGAAAATCCAATCTATCAGGCCAGCATCCGAGCAACATTTGCAGACATCATGAGCCATTCCCGTGCCTATCAGACCGAGCAATTGCAAGCCCATGAAAAATAA
- a CDS encoding flavodoxin — protein MALAKIVYASMTGNTEEIADIVANKLEELGLDVQVHECTTIETEEILDADLIVVATYTYSYGGDGELPDEIVDFYADLADLDLTGKIYGVCGSGDTFYDDFCSAVDDFDTMLASRGASKGAESVKVDLAAEDEDIENLEAFATDLVAKLA, from the coding sequence ATGGCACTAGCAAAAATAGTTTACGCTAGTATGACGGGCAATACGGAAGAAATTGCCGATATTGTTGCGAATAAGTTAGAAGAATTGGGACTGGATGTGCAAGTTCACGAATGCACCACCATCGAAACAGAGGAAATTCTTGATGCAGACCTAATTGTGGTTGCTACCTACACTTACTCTTACGGTGGGGACGGTGAACTTCCAGATGAAATCGTTGATTTCTATGCAGATCTTGCAGACCTTGATTTAACTGGAAAAATCTACGGTGTCTGCGGTTCTGGTGATACCTTCTACGATGACTTTTGTAGTGCAGTGGATGACTTTGACACCATGTTGGCTTCTCGCGGTGCAAGCAAGGGCGCAGAGAGTGTAAAAGTTGACTTGGCTGCCGAAGATGAAGATATTGAAAACCTTGAAGCCTTTGCGACTGATTTAGTAGCAAAATTAGCATAA
- a CDS encoding DHH family phosphoesterase has product MLKKIVQKIEEFDTIVLHRHQRPDPDAIGSQLGLKKLLQLNFPEKTILATGFEEPTLAWLGQMDTVADSDYPASLVIVTDTANTERIDDARYANGAFLIKIDHHPNDDAYGDLLWVDTSSSSTSEMIAFFARELGLDVDAEIARLLYAGIVGDTGRFLYPSTSARTFEMAAYLRRFDFDFSGLSRQMDAMDYKVAKLMGYVYDNLEVDENGAARVVLTQETLKTYDVTDAETAAIVSAPGRIGAVQSWGIFVEQVDGSYRVRLRSKSAIINEIAKRHGGGGHPLASGANSYSLEENEAIYKEIQQVVKDASK; this is encoded by the coding sequence ATGTTAAAAAAAATAGTTCAAAAAATCGAAGAATTTGATACCATTGTCCTTCATCGTCACCAGCGTCCGGATCCGGATGCCATAGGTAGTCAGCTAGGTTTGAAAAAACTCTTGCAGCTGAATTTTCCTGAAAAGACCATTTTGGCAACTGGTTTTGAGGAGCCAACTTTAGCTTGGTTGGGGCAGATGGATACCGTAGCCGACAGCGACTATCCAGCGAGTCTGGTCATTGTGACCGACACAGCCAATACCGAACGGATTGATGATGCTCGGTATGCTAATGGGGCCTTTCTCATCAAGATTGATCACCATCCAAATGATGATGCTTACGGAGATTTGCTCTGGGTGGACACGAGCAGTAGTTCGACCAGTGAGATGATTGCCTTTTTTGCAAGAGAGTTGGGATTGGACGTAGATGCAGAAATAGCTCGTTTGCTCTATGCGGGCATTGTCGGAGATACTGGACGCTTCCTCTATCCATCGACGTCTGCTCGTACATTTGAGATGGCTGCCTATTTACGCCGGTTTGACTTTGATTTTTCAGGTCTGTCTCGTCAAATGGATGCGATGGACTACAAAGTTGCTAAGCTCATGGGCTATGTCTATGATAACTTAGAAGTCGATGAAAATGGAGCAGCCCGAGTTGTCTTGACCCAAGAAACTCTCAAGACTTATGATGTGACAGATGCGGAAACAGCAGCGATTGTATCGGCACCAGGTCGGATTGGAGCGGTGCAGTCATGGGGGATTTTTGTTGAGCAAGTTGACGGATCATACCGTGTTCGCCTGCGGAGCAAGTCTGCTATAATTAACGAGATTGCCAAAAGACATGGCGGTGGTGGTCATCCGCTAGCTAGTGGGGCGAATTCTTATTCTCTAGAAGAAAACGAAGCCATTTACAAAGAAATTCAGCAGGTAGTCAAAGATGCAAGCAAGTAG
- a CDS encoding FAD:protein FMN transferase, protein MQASSRQIRLMGTVIDTTIWHENPEPILDQVEQLLYLYKDRFSANDLTSELMEVNLNAGVQAVPVAPDLYELIELGKKHSLADNSFLNITIGPLTQLWRIGFKDAKLPDQASIDERLAIINPADIELEPEYQQVFLKKEGMAIDLGALAKGYIADKIVAFLKGMGAQAGLINLGGNVLTFGQPPHQADGLWRIGIQHPKLPRGNNALVLKIGEESVVTSGIYERTFQFEGKTYHHIFDSQTGYPLQAAIASLTIVSKQSVDGEIWTTRLFGASIREIYDQVCQQEGLEAIIMTPDDQMVVTPGLRDRIER, encoded by the coding sequence ATGCAAGCAAGTAGCAGACAAATTCGCCTCATGGGGACCGTGATTGATACGACCATTTGGCATGAGAATCCAGAGCCTATCTTGGACCAGGTCGAGCAGCTTCTCTATCTCTACAAGGACCGTTTTTCAGCCAATGACCTGACCTCCGAGTTAATGGAGGTCAATCTAAATGCAGGTGTACAGGCAGTCCCCGTGGCCCCGGACCTCTATGAGTTGATTGAACTGGGGAAGAAGCATAGTCTGGCAGACAATAGTTTTCTCAATATCACGATTGGACCGTTGACGCAGCTCTGGCGGATTGGGTTTAAGGATGCCAAGTTGCCAGACCAGGCTAGTATCGATGAGCGACTGGCAATCATCAACCCAGCTGACATCGAGCTAGAGCCAGAATACCAGCAGGTCTTTCTCAAAAAAGAAGGTATGGCGATTGACTTGGGTGCCTTGGCAAAGGGCTACATAGCGGATAAAATTGTCGCCTTTTTGAAGGGAATGGGTGCCCAGGCTGGACTGATTAACTTAGGTGGCAATGTTCTGACCTTCGGTCAACCGCCTCATCAGGCAGACGGCTTGTGGCGGATCGGCATTCAGCATCCCAAGCTCCCACGTGGCAACAATGCTCTCGTCCTCAAAATAGGGGAAGAATCGGTGGTCACCTCTGGTATTTACGAAAGGACCTTCCAGTTTGAAGGCAAGACCTACCACCATATCTTTGACAGCCAGACAGGCTATCCCCTGCAGGCTGCTATCGCCAGCTTGACCATTGTCTCTAAGCAGTCGGTGGACGGGGAGATTTGGACCACCCGCCTTTTCGGTGCGTCCATTCGGGAGATCTACGACCAAGTTTGTCAGCAAGAGGGGCTGGAGGCTATTATCATGACCCCGGACGATCAAATGGTGGTGACACCAGGCTTGCGAGATAGGATTGAAAGATGA
- a CDS encoding type B 50S ribosomal protein L31, with the protein MKKDIHPEYRTVVFMDTTTGYKFLSGSTKSSKETIEFEGETYPLIRVEISSDSHPFYTGRQKFTQADGRVDRFNKKYGLK; encoded by the coding sequence ATGAAAAAAGATATCCATCCAGAATATCGCACTGTTGTCTTCATGGACACAACTACTGGTTACAAGTTCCTTAGCGGTTCTACTAAGAGCTCAAAAGAAACTATCGAATTCGAAGGTGAAACTTACCCATTGATCCGTGTGGAAATTTCATCAGACTCACACCCATTCTACACTGGACGTCAAAAGTTCACTCAAGCAGATGGACGTGTGGATCGTTTCAACAAAAAATACGGTCTCAAATAA
- a CDS encoding FtsW/RodA/SpoVE family cell cycle protein yields MSKYRGSIDSRIDYALILPVFFLLLIGLMSVYIAVSQDYPDYVFQMVGQQLMWIVVGVGIAFLVMFFSTKFLWKVTPWLYLLGLALMVLPIFFYSPSLLASTGAKNWVSINGVTLFQPSEFMKISYIIMMSRIVVSFQKKHQERSIREDFYLIGQLLLVTLPVLVLLYFQSDLGTSLVFVAIFCGIVLMSGVSWKIILPVFLTSLILVVAFLLVFVSPGGTTFLHNLGMDTYKINRISAWLDPFKNAQSTTYQQAQSLIAIGSGGLTGIGFNQTNLLIPVRESDMIFTVIAEDFGFVGASILIGLYLLLIYRMLRITLQSNNRFYTYISTGFIMMLLFHVFENIGAATGILPLTGIPLPFISQGGSSIVSNLIGVGLILSMSYQHKLQDEKRRNKSRTYKKITIKRIER; encoded by the coding sequence ATGTCCAAGTATAGAGGATCAATCGATAGTCGCATTGACTATGCTTTGATTTTGCCAGTCTTTTTTTTATTGTTAATCGGCCTTATGTCCGTCTATATTGCGGTCAGTCAAGATTATCCTGACTATGTTTTTCAGATGGTTGGGCAGCAGCTGATGTGGATTGTTGTGGGGGTGGGCATCGCCTTTCTGGTAATGTTTTTTTCTACCAAGTTCCTATGGAAGGTCACACCCTGGCTCTACCTATTAGGACTCGCCTTGATGGTCTTACCGATTTTTTTCTATAGTCCGAGTTTATTGGCATCGACGGGTGCTAAGAACTGGGTGAGTATCAATGGTGTGACGCTCTTTCAGCCGTCTGAATTTATGAAAATATCCTACATCATCATGATGTCTCGCATAGTTGTCAGTTTTCAAAAAAAACATCAGGAAAGGTCCATTCGAGAGGATTTTTACTTGATTGGTCAGTTGCTCCTTGTAACCTTGCCTGTCTTGGTTCTTTTGTATTTCCAAAGTGACCTAGGAACATCATTGGTTTTCGTAGCTATTTTTTGTGGTATTGTCCTGATGTCAGGAGTTTCCTGGAAGATTATTCTCCCAGTCTTCTTGACTAGTTTGATCTTGGTTGTGGCCTTTCTCTTGGTCTTTGTCTCGCCTGGTGGAACAACCTTTTTACACAATTTAGGAATGGACACCTATAAAATCAACCGTATTTCAGCCTGGTTGGACCCCTTCAAAAATGCCCAATCAACCACTTATCAACAGGCACAGAGTTTGATTGCTATTGGTAGCGGGGGATTGACAGGGATTGGTTTTAATCAGACCAATCTTCTAATTCCTGTAAGGGAAAGTGATATGATTTTTACGGTCATTGCAGAGGATTTTGGCTTTGTTGGAGCCAGCATCCTCATTGGACTCTACCTGCTCTTGATTTACCGTATGTTGCGTATTACGCTCCAGTCCAATAATCGTTTTTATACCTATATTTCAACGGGATTCATTATGATGTTGCTCTTCCATGTGTTTGAAAATATTGGGGCAGCAACAGGAATCTTGCCTTTGACAGGGATTCCGCTTCCCTTTATTTCACAAGGTGGATCTTCTATCGTTTCCAATTTGATTGGGGTTGGCTTAATTTTGTCCATGAGTTATCAACACAAGTTGCAAGATGAAAAACGCCGCAATAAGTCCCGTACCTATAAAAAAATTACCATAAAAAGAATAGAGAGGTAG
- a CDS encoding DJ-1 family glyoxalase III: MKRIAVLLADGFEEIEALAPVDVFRRAGFDCQMIGLEALEVRGSHDIRVLADRVFSGDLSGYDLIVLPGGMPGSTNLRDHEGLIAALQKANQDEHLVAAICAAPIVLERAGLLDGKRYTAYPGKEQEIQAGIHSTETVVVDGRIVTSRGAGTSLDFAYRLVDLLGGDGSALAKAMVHRENQ; encoded by the coding sequence ATGAAGCGTATTGCAGTTCTGTTAGCAGATGGTTTTGAAGAAATTGAAGCACTCGCGCCAGTTGATGTCTTTCGTCGTGCAGGCTTCGATTGCCAAATGATTGGCTTAGAGGCACTAGAAGTGAGAGGATCTCATGATATTCGTGTCTTGGCAGATCGAGTTTTTTCAGGCGACTTGTCAGGTTATGATTTGATCGTACTACCTGGTGGAATGCCGGGGTCAACCAATCTGCGTGACCATGAGGGCTTAATCGCTGCACTTCAAAAAGCAAATCAAGATGAGCACTTGGTTGCAGCCATCTGTGCAGCTCCGATTGTATTGGAGAGAGCTGGTCTTTTGGATGGCAAACGTTATACTGCATATCCTGGAAAAGAACAGGAAATTCAGGCTGGTATTCATTCAACGGAGACAGTAGTAGTGGATGGCAGGATTGTCACCAGTCGTGGAGCTGGAACAAGTCTTGACTTTGCTTATAGGTTGGTGGATCTTTTGGGTGGAGATGGTAGTGCCCTAGCAAAGGCAATGGTTCATCGGGAAAACCAATAA